Proteins from one Silurus meridionalis isolate SWU-2019-XX chromosome 3, ASM1480568v1, whole genome shotgun sequence genomic window:
- the LOC124379567 gene encoding histone-lysine N-methyltransferase PRDM9-like isoform X1 has product MMISAGDRQQSSRMFQLPDAVSSQLDEDVKTETSDEGTFKVSEACVKKEEMLELNIYSHEDDLDNTPEVISIKEEDPVHKDFLYCDVCRSFFFNKCEVHGPALFIPDTPVPMGIADRATHTLPPGLEIGKSGLPDAGLGVFNKGDTVPVGAHFGPYQGELVDQEEALSSGYSWLMFRSRQCEGLMDAEREMCANWMGYVNCAQTEEEGNLVVFPYQGGILYRCCRPINTGQELLVWDREEPPKDLTPYFDDFWNQNCYLNGTELNNNLSPTSAGSPSSDTLYDDIQKEVLHCTECGKTSPRQDFLQTHRCSHTVEKPHHCLQCGKSFTQQGTLRKHQRVHTGEKPYQCSLCGRSFNQKGSLLIHQRVHTGEKPYQCSQCGKSFPNQSNLRKHQRIHTEEKAYPCSQCGKRFTQQSTLLVHQRIHTGDKPYQCSQCGKSFLDQSNLQKHQRVHTGEKPCHCSLCGKSFTQQSTLRKHQRLHTGEKPYHCSQCGKSFAQQSDLHRHERIHTGDKPYFCSHCGKSFTQQSNLQLHQRIHIGEKPFKCSQCGKSFTQQNHLQLHQRIHTGEKPYQCSQCGKSFTQQNNLQRHQRIHT; this is encoded by the exons ATGATGATTTCAGCAGGAGACAGACAGCAGTCCTCCAGGATGTTTCAGCTTCCTGATGCTGTTTCTTCACAG CTGGATGAAGACGTGAAAACCGAGACTTCAGATGAAGGAACATTCAAAGTGTCAGAAGCTTGTgtgaaaaaagaggaaatgctGGAGTTGAACATCTACAGCCATGAAGACGACCTAGACAACACACCTGAAGTTATCTCCATTAAAGAGGAAGATCCTGTCCATAAAGACTTCCTCT ACTGTGATGTTTGTAGATCCTTCTTCTTTAATAAGTGTGAGGTTCACGGTCCTGCGCTCTTCATCCCTGATACTCCCGTTCCCATGGGGATCGCAGACCGagccacacacactcttcctcctGGACTAGAGATTGGGAAGTCTGGACTTCCTGACGCAGGTCTGGGAGTGTTTAATAAGGGAGACACTGTTCCAGTAGGTGCACACTTTGGACCCTATCAGGGAGAGCTCGTGGACCAAGAGGAAGCTCTGAGCAGTGGATACTCCTGGCTG ATGTTCAGAAGCAGGCAGTGTGAAGGGCTCATGGACgctgagagagagatgtgtgctAACTGGATGGG gTATGTGAATTGTGCTCAAACTGAAGAAGAAGGAAATCTTGTGGTTTTTCCATATCAAGGTGGGATTCTGTACCGTTGCTGTCGTCCTATTAACACAGGACAGGAGCTGTTGGTCTGGGATAGAGAGGAGCCTCCCAAAGATCTCACTCCTTATTTTGATGACTTCTGGAACCAGAATTGCTATTTAAATGGTACAG AACTAAACAACAATCTGTCACCAACATCAGCTGGTTCTCCCAGTTCTGACACTTTATATGATGATATACAGAAGGAAGTTCTCCACTGCACGGAATGTGGAAAGACTTCTCCTCGTCAGGATTTTCTCCAAACACACCGATGCAGTCATACGGTAGAGAAGCCACATCACTGCttacagtgtgggaagagtttcacTCAGCAGGGAACTCTCCGGAAACATCAGCGTGTTCATACAGGAGAGAAACCATATCAGTGTTCATTGTGTGGTAGGAGCTTTAATCAGAAGGGTTCCCTCCTGATCCACCAGCGTgttcacacaggagagaaaccgTATCAGTGTTCACAGTGTGGGAAAAGTTTTCCTAACCAGAGTAATCTCCGAAAACACCAGCGTATTCACACAGAAGAGAAGGCGTATCCCTGCTCACAGTGTGGAAAGAGATTCACTCAGCAGAGCACACTCCTGGTCCACCAACGCATTCACACTGGGGATAAGCCGTATCAGTGTTCACAATGTGGGAAGAGCTTTCTTGACCAGAGTAATCTCCAAAAACATCAGCGTGTTCACACAGGAGAAAAACCGTGCCACTGTTCCCTGTGTGGAAAGAGTTTTACTCAGCAGAGTACTCTGAGAAAACATCAGCGTCTTCATACAGGAGAAAAGCCGTATCACTGCTCGcagtgtggaaagagttttGCTCAGCAGAGTGATCTCCATCGACATGAACGTATTCACACAGGAGACAAGCCGTACTTCTGCTCCCACTGTGGTAAGAGTTTCACTCAGCAGAGTAACCTCCAGCTGCACCAGCGCATTCACATAGGAGAGAAACCGTTTAAGTGTTCACAGTGTGGGAAAAGTTTTACTCAACAgaaccatctccagctgcaccaGCGCATTCACACCGGAGAAAAGCCGTACCAGTGttcacagtgtgggaagagttttactcagcAGAATAACCTCCAACGACACCAGCGCATTCACACCTGA
- the LOC124383246 gene encoding C-type mannose receptor 2-like, producing the protein MVQLQNEAQKQQFSSSAWIGLYNDINSWRWSFANEPLGTLRPWQSGQPNNLLGNQECVATYTDGWNDMNCSNIYYFMCFDDIKIGNQRYIFNSTRTTWLQAQHYCRQYHTDLVSIKDATELSVILGMVSDWTWIGLFRDSWKWTDQTNFSTIFWMSGKPDNALSNENCGYLNNTKAGDARCSDIMPFFCYSVITGKWEIIKVTVQSFYNVNDPEVKVAILEQIKQKLKDHGLAENITVKWREQPNGVVFHKKKGNYFT; encoded by the exons ATGGTCCAGCTTCAGAATGAAGCACAGAAACAACAGTTTAGTTCAAGTGCATGGATTGGACTGTACAATGACATCAACAGCTGGCGCTGGTCTTTTGCAAATGAACCACTGGGAACTCTGAGACCGTGGCAGTCAGGACAGCCGAACAACTTGCTTGGAAATCAGGAGTGTgttgcaacatatacagatggTTGGAATGATATGAACTGTTCAAACATATACTACTTCATGTGCTTTGATG ACATTAAAATTGGTAATCAGAGGTACATTTTTAACTCTACTCGTACAACGTGGCTTCAAGCTCAGCATTATTGCAGACAGTATCATACGGATTTGGTTAGCATAAAGGATGCAACAGAACTTTCAGTAATTCTGGGTATGGTCTCTGACTGGACATGGATTGGTCTGTTCAGAGACTCCTGGAAGTGGACAGACCAAACCAACTTCTCTACTATCTTCTGGATGTCTGGGAAACCTGATAATGCCCTGAGTAATGAAAATTGTGGTTATTTAAATAACACTAAGGCTGGTGATGCACGATGCTCAGACATAATGCCTTTCTTCTGTTATTCAG TAATCACAGGAAAATGGGAAATCATTAAGGTGACGGTCCAGTCCTTTTACAATGTAAATGATCCTGAAGTAAAGGTGGCCATTTTGGAACAA ATCAAGCAGAAACTTAAGGATCATGGGTTGGCAGAGAACATCACAGTAAAATGGAGAGAGCAACCAAATGGAGTGGTGTTTCACAAGAAGAAAGGAAATTATTTTACATAG
- the LOC124379567 gene encoding zinc finger protein 260-like isoform X2, with product MMISAGDRQQSSRMFQLPDAVSSQLDEDVKTETSDEGTFKVSEACVKKEEMLELNIYSHEDDLDNTPEVISIKEEDPVHKDFLYCDVCRSFFFNKCEVHGPALFIPDTPVPMGIADRATHTLPPGLEIGKSGLPDAGLGVFNKGDTVPVGAHFGPYQGELVDQEEALSSGYSWLMFRSRQCEGLMDAEREMCANWMGYVNCAQTEEEGNLVVFPYQGGILYRCCRPINTGQELLVWDREEPPKDLTPYFDDFWNQNCYLNELNNNLSPTSAGSPSSDTLYDDIQKEVLHCTECGKTSPRQDFLQTHRCSHTVEKPHHCLQCGKSFTQQGTLRKHQRVHTGEKPYQCSLCGRSFNQKGSLLIHQRVHTGEKPYQCSQCGKSFPNQSNLRKHQRIHTEEKAYPCSQCGKRFTQQSTLLVHQRIHTGDKPYQCSQCGKSFLDQSNLQKHQRVHTGEKPCHCSLCGKSFTQQSTLRKHQRLHTGEKPYHCSQCGKSFAQQSDLHRHERIHTGDKPYFCSHCGKSFTQQSNLQLHQRIHIGEKPFKCSQCGKSFTQQNHLQLHQRIHTGEKPYQCSQCGKSFTQQNNLQRHQRIHT from the exons ATGATGATTTCAGCAGGAGACAGACAGCAGTCCTCCAGGATGTTTCAGCTTCCTGATGCTGTTTCTTCACAG CTGGATGAAGACGTGAAAACCGAGACTTCAGATGAAGGAACATTCAAAGTGTCAGAAGCTTGTgtgaaaaaagaggaaatgctGGAGTTGAACATCTACAGCCATGAAGACGACCTAGACAACACACCTGAAGTTATCTCCATTAAAGAGGAAGATCCTGTCCATAAAGACTTCCTCT ACTGTGATGTTTGTAGATCCTTCTTCTTTAATAAGTGTGAGGTTCACGGTCCTGCGCTCTTCATCCCTGATACTCCCGTTCCCATGGGGATCGCAGACCGagccacacacactcttcctcctGGACTAGAGATTGGGAAGTCTGGACTTCCTGACGCAGGTCTGGGAGTGTTTAATAAGGGAGACACTGTTCCAGTAGGTGCACACTTTGGACCCTATCAGGGAGAGCTCGTGGACCAAGAGGAAGCTCTGAGCAGTGGATACTCCTGGCTG ATGTTCAGAAGCAGGCAGTGTGAAGGGCTCATGGACgctgagagagagatgtgtgctAACTGGATGGG gTATGTGAATTGTGCTCAAACTGAAGAAGAAGGAAATCTTGTGGTTTTTCCATATCAAGGTGGGATTCTGTACCGTTGCTGTCGTCCTATTAACACAGGACAGGAGCTGTTGGTCTGGGATAGAGAGGAGCCTCCCAAAGATCTCACTCCTTATTTTGATGACTTCTGGAACCAGAATTGCTATTTAAATG AACTAAACAACAATCTGTCACCAACATCAGCTGGTTCTCCCAGTTCTGACACTTTATATGATGATATACAGAAGGAAGTTCTCCACTGCACGGAATGTGGAAAGACTTCTCCTCGTCAGGATTTTCTCCAAACACACCGATGCAGTCATACGGTAGAGAAGCCACATCACTGCttacagtgtgggaagagtttcacTCAGCAGGGAACTCTCCGGAAACATCAGCGTGTTCATACAGGAGAGAAACCATATCAGTGTTCATTGTGTGGTAGGAGCTTTAATCAGAAGGGTTCCCTCCTGATCCACCAGCGTgttcacacaggagagaaaccgTATCAGTGTTCACAGTGTGGGAAAAGTTTTCCTAACCAGAGTAATCTCCGAAAACACCAGCGTATTCACACAGAAGAGAAGGCGTATCCCTGCTCACAGTGTGGAAAGAGATTCACTCAGCAGAGCACACTCCTGGTCCACCAACGCATTCACACTGGGGATAAGCCGTATCAGTGTTCACAATGTGGGAAGAGCTTTCTTGACCAGAGTAATCTCCAAAAACATCAGCGTGTTCACACAGGAGAAAAACCGTGCCACTGTTCCCTGTGTGGAAAGAGTTTTACTCAGCAGAGTACTCTGAGAAAACATCAGCGTCTTCATACAGGAGAAAAGCCGTATCACTGCTCGcagtgtggaaagagttttGCTCAGCAGAGTGATCTCCATCGACATGAACGTATTCACACAGGAGACAAGCCGTACTTCTGCTCCCACTGTGGTAAGAGTTTCACTCAGCAGAGTAACCTCCAGCTGCACCAGCGCATTCACATAGGAGAGAAACCGTTTAAGTGTTCACAGTGTGGGAAAAGTTTTACTCAACAgaaccatctccagctgcaccaGCGCATTCACACCGGAGAAAAGCCGTACCAGTGttcacagtgtgggaagagttttactcagcAGAATAACCTCCAACGACACCAGCGCATTCACACCTGA
- the LOC124379567 gene encoding histone-lysine N-methyltransferase PRDM9-like isoform X3 has protein sequence MFQLPDAVSSQLDEDVKTETSDEGTFKVSEACVKKEEMLELNIYSHEDDLDNTPEVISIKEEDPVHKDFLYCDVCRSFFFNKCEVHGPALFIPDTPVPMGIADRATHTLPPGLEIGKSGLPDAGLGVFNKGDTVPVGAHFGPYQGELVDQEEALSSGYSWLMFRSRQCEGLMDAEREMCANWMGYVNCAQTEEEGNLVVFPYQGGILYRCCRPINTGQELLVWDREEPPKDLTPYFDDFWNQNCYLNGTELNNNLSPTSAGSPSSDTLYDDIQKEVLHCTECGKTSPRQDFLQTHRCSHTVEKPHHCLQCGKSFTQQGTLRKHQRVHTGEKPYQCSLCGRSFNQKGSLLIHQRVHTGEKPYQCSQCGKSFPNQSNLRKHQRIHTEEKAYPCSQCGKRFTQQSTLLVHQRIHTGDKPYQCSQCGKSFLDQSNLQKHQRVHTGEKPCHCSLCGKSFTQQSTLRKHQRLHTGEKPYHCSQCGKSFAQQSDLHRHERIHTGDKPYFCSHCGKSFTQQSNLQLHQRIHIGEKPFKCSQCGKSFTQQNHLQLHQRIHTGEKPYQCSQCGKSFTQQNNLQRHQRIHT, from the exons ATGTTTCAGCTTCCTGATGCTGTTTCTTCACAG CTGGATGAAGACGTGAAAACCGAGACTTCAGATGAAGGAACATTCAAAGTGTCAGAAGCTTGTgtgaaaaaagaggaaatgctGGAGTTGAACATCTACAGCCATGAAGACGACCTAGACAACACACCTGAAGTTATCTCCATTAAAGAGGAAGATCCTGTCCATAAAGACTTCCTCT ACTGTGATGTTTGTAGATCCTTCTTCTTTAATAAGTGTGAGGTTCACGGTCCTGCGCTCTTCATCCCTGATACTCCCGTTCCCATGGGGATCGCAGACCGagccacacacactcttcctcctGGACTAGAGATTGGGAAGTCTGGACTTCCTGACGCAGGTCTGGGAGTGTTTAATAAGGGAGACACTGTTCCAGTAGGTGCACACTTTGGACCCTATCAGGGAGAGCTCGTGGACCAAGAGGAAGCTCTGAGCAGTGGATACTCCTGGCTG ATGTTCAGAAGCAGGCAGTGTGAAGGGCTCATGGACgctgagagagagatgtgtgctAACTGGATGGG gTATGTGAATTGTGCTCAAACTGAAGAAGAAGGAAATCTTGTGGTTTTTCCATATCAAGGTGGGATTCTGTACCGTTGCTGTCGTCCTATTAACACAGGACAGGAGCTGTTGGTCTGGGATAGAGAGGAGCCTCCCAAAGATCTCACTCCTTATTTTGATGACTTCTGGAACCAGAATTGCTATTTAAATGGTACAG AACTAAACAACAATCTGTCACCAACATCAGCTGGTTCTCCCAGTTCTGACACTTTATATGATGATATACAGAAGGAAGTTCTCCACTGCACGGAATGTGGAAAGACTTCTCCTCGTCAGGATTTTCTCCAAACACACCGATGCAGTCATACGGTAGAGAAGCCACATCACTGCttacagtgtgggaagagtttcacTCAGCAGGGAACTCTCCGGAAACATCAGCGTGTTCATACAGGAGAGAAACCATATCAGTGTTCATTGTGTGGTAGGAGCTTTAATCAGAAGGGTTCCCTCCTGATCCACCAGCGTgttcacacaggagagaaaccgTATCAGTGTTCACAGTGTGGGAAAAGTTTTCCTAACCAGAGTAATCTCCGAAAACACCAGCGTATTCACACAGAAGAGAAGGCGTATCCCTGCTCACAGTGTGGAAAGAGATTCACTCAGCAGAGCACACTCCTGGTCCACCAACGCATTCACACTGGGGATAAGCCGTATCAGTGTTCACAATGTGGGAAGAGCTTTCTTGACCAGAGTAATCTCCAAAAACATCAGCGTGTTCACACAGGAGAAAAACCGTGCCACTGTTCCCTGTGTGGAAAGAGTTTTACTCAGCAGAGTACTCTGAGAAAACATCAGCGTCTTCATACAGGAGAAAAGCCGTATCACTGCTCGcagtgtggaaagagttttGCTCAGCAGAGTGATCTCCATCGACATGAACGTATTCACACAGGAGACAAGCCGTACTTCTGCTCCCACTGTGGTAAGAGTTTCACTCAGCAGAGTAACCTCCAGCTGCACCAGCGCATTCACATAGGAGAGAAACCGTTTAAGTGTTCACAGTGTGGGAAAAGTTTTACTCAACAgaaccatctccagctgcaccaGCGCATTCACACCGGAGAAAAGCCGTACCAGTGttcacagtgtgggaagagttttactcagcAGAATAACCTCCAACGACACCAGCGCATTCACACCTGA